One region of Vigna angularis cultivar LongXiaoDou No.4 chromosome 10, ASM1680809v1, whole genome shotgun sequence genomic DNA includes:
- the LOC128194442 gene encoding uncharacterized protein LOC128194442: MEGNRENEQGRRTLEDYASVSIPTSFNSIARPVVIAANMEMKPALIHLVQSNQFSGLSHENPYDHLTTFNEYCNTVKMLNVSEETIRLSLFPFSLAGNAKKWLNSFPEGSLTGKQDISSFQQEPEETLSQTWDRFKGLLRKTPIHGFDVPTQLNLFLGGLKSHTKLMLDASAGGNIRWKTPDEAHEIIENMASSDNDVQSERGQNQKRGMLELQSQDALLAQNKIMTQQLESLMKKVSQLQIQNVSQAQHTVQGCELCGGEHQNGQCVILTNAKEEVNYMGNQSRQGNYGNYNQGWRPHPSMGQASSSRPPPQFQQQPTLSDRTSKLEETLQQFMQMSISNQKSTDASLRNLEVQMGQLAKKLEEKPVNTFGANTEPNPKEHYKAITTRSGKVLDSVVVRQEDQEEKLNEEQKDKEEEELDVEIMFYGGMYEFGVISEVS; this comes from the exons atggagggaaacAGGGAAAATGAACAAGGAAGGCGTACGTTGGAAGATTATGCTTCAGTGTCTATACCTACATCTTTCAACAGTATAGCCAGACCTGTGGTAATCGCGGCTAACATGGAAATGAAGCCAGCATTGATACACCTTGTTCAAAGTAATCAGTTTTCAGGATTGTCACATGAAAATCCCTACGATCATCTGACAACTTTTAATGAATATTGCAAcactgttaaaatgttgaatGTGTCAGAGGAGACAATCAGACTTAGtctttttccattttccttGGCAGGAAATGCCAAGaaatggttaaattcttttcctgaGGGAAGTCTGACAG gcaagcaagatATATCCTCTTTCCAACAGGAACCTGAAGAGACTTTGAGTCAGACATGGGATAGGTTTAAGGGAttgttaagaaagactcccataCATGGATTTGATGTCCCCACTCAATTGAACCTGTTCTTAGGAGGTTTAAAATCTCACAcaaaattgatgctagatgcctcagcaggaggtaACATTAGGTGGAAGACACCTGATGAAGCtcatgaaattattgaaaatatggcatCTAGTGACAATGATGTTCAAAGTGAGAGAGGACAAAATCAAAAGAGGGGAATGTTGGAGTTGCAATCCCAAGATGCCTTATTagcccaaaataaaattatgactcAACAACTTGAGTCTCTGATGAAAAAGGTATCACAACTACAAATCCAAAATGTATCACAGGCACAACATACTGTGCAAGGGTGTGAACTGTGTGGTGGAGAGCACCAAAATGGACAGTGTGTTATTCTCACCAATGCTAAGGAAGAGGTCAATTACATGGGAAATCAAAGCCGTCAAGGCAATTATGGAAAttataatcaaggatggagacctcatcctaGCATGGGTCAGGCTAGTTCCAGTAGACCACCTCCACAGTTTCAACAACAACCCACTCTTTCTGATAGGACAtcaaaactggaagaaactcttcaacaatttatgcagatGTCCATATCAAATCAAAAGAGCACAGATGCATCTCTAAGAAATTTAGAAGTTCAAATGGGTCAGTTGGCCAAGAAACTGGAAGAGAAGCCTGTAAATACATTTGGAGCTAACACTGAACCAAATCCAAAAGAGCACTATAAAGCTATAACAACAAGGAGTGGTAAAGTGTTAGACAGTGTAGTTGTGAGGCAAGAAGATCAAGAGGAAAAGTTAAATGAGGAAcagaaagataaagaagaagaa GAACTTGATGTGGAAATCATGTTTTATGGAGGAATGTATGAGTTTGGTGTAATTTCAGAAGTCTCATAA
- the LOC108335106 gene encoding metalloendoproteinase 1: MKPFLSAFLLLFLLLLHQSHFAKAGIGSSLASLFKSLNKEKVINWVNGKKPPKPEWDKEYLKYLKPDPKLPNLPLNKERKGFAPLKQYLSNFGYLPSSDSFNNTVDQQTLSAIKTFQESFNLPVTADIDNHTLKLISLPRCAVPDMDFNYSFTQNVSWPKAGHRWFRKTNLTYGFLPESEVQPSFTKVFKNAFTRWANATGFLNLTETTYDDADIKVGFYNFSDVLIGDLFGFSFITENPPSDVKTAEINLNGNMYWALPSEKGDLSAEDGVLDLESAAMHQIGHLLGFDHSFMNDSVMYPYILPSQERKVELSNSDKNNIKKQYANVDSGGGGCLGVPSITILLSLGFAYMFLMY, from the coding sequence ATGAAACCATTCCTTTCTGCGTTCCTATTATtgttccttctccttctccaccAATCCCATTTCGCGAAGGCTGGTATTGGGTCTTCTCTTGCGTCTCTATTCAAGTCTTTAAATAAGGAAAAAGTTATCAATTGGGTCAATGGAAAAAAACCACCAAAGCCAGAATGGGATAAAGAATACTTGAAGTATTTGAAACCGGATCCCAAACTACCAAACCTCCCACTCAATAAGGAAAGAAAAGGCTTCGCTCCACTCAAACAATACCTTTCTAACTTTGGCTACCTTCCATCCTCCGACTCATTCAACAACACTGTTGACCAACAAACATTATCAGCCATCAAGACCTTCCAGGAATCTTTCAATCTCCCAGTTACCGCCGACATAGACAACCACACCCTTAAACTCATCTCCCTACCACGATGCGCTGTCCCCGACATGGATTTCAACTACAGCTTCACCCAAAACGTGTCGTGGCCCAAAGCCGGTCACCGGTGGTTCCGAAAGACAAACCTCACGTACGGTTTTCTTCCGGAGAGTGAAGTCCAACCCAGCTTCACCAAAGTGTTCAAAAATGCATTCACGCGGTGGGCGAATGCCACAGGGTTTTTGAACCTGACGGAGACAACCTACGACGACGCGGACATTAAGGTTGGGTTCTACAATTTCTCTGATGTCCTTATCGGCGACTTGTTTGGCTTCAGCTTTATAACGGAGAACCCTCCGTCTGACGTGAAGACAGCTGAGATAAATCTCAATGGCAACATGTATTGGGCGCTGCCCAGTGAAAAAGGCGACTTGTCGGCGGAGGATGGAGTTCTGGACTTGGAGAGTGCCGCGATGCATCAGATAGGGCATTTGCTTGGATTTGACCACTCTTTCATGAACGACTCTGTTATGTACCCTTACATTTTGCCATCGCAGGAACGAAAGGTAGAACTCTCCAATTCTGACAAGAACAACATTAAGAAACAGTATGCTAATGTTGACTCTGGCGGTGGTGGATGTTTGGGAGTGCCTTCAATCACCATTTTGTTGTCTCTGGGATTTGCTTACATGTTTCTTATGTATTGA